In the Lascolabacillus massiliensis genome, one interval contains:
- a CDS encoding aldo/keto reductase, giving the protein MDYSYCGTSGIQLPKISLGLWHNFGFVDDYETAKDMILYAFEQGITHFDLANNYGPPPGSAETNFGKILRENLSSHRDQMIISSKAGYYMWEGPYGDGGSRKYLMASIDQSLKRTGLDYFDIFYTHRYDPNTPIEETMQALVDIVRQGKALYVGFSNYPPVQARKGLNYLKERDVPCLIFQDKYSMFNRKPEEEILSITKEYGAGFIAFSPLAQGVLTDKYLNGIPEDSRAAKPTGFLRKEQVSPLLVEKVKQLNVIASERGQTMAEMAIAWVLRDPRVTSVIVGTRNMDQLKDNLNALQNLNFTKEELIRIDTILDGATL; this is encoded by the coding sequence ATGGATTACTCTTATTGTGGAACGAGCGGAATACAGCTACCCAAGATTTCACTTGGTTTGTGGCACAACTTTGGGTTCGTGGATGATTACGAAACTGCAAAGGATATGATTCTTTATGCTTTTGAGCAGGGTATTACTCATTTCGACCTGGCTAATAACTATGGACCTCCTCCAGGATCAGCAGAAACTAATTTTGGGAAAATATTGAGAGAGAACCTTTCATCACACCGTGATCAGATGATAATATCGTCAAAAGCGGGGTATTATATGTGGGAGGGACCTTATGGTGACGGTGGTTCAAGAAAGTATCTGATGGCAAGTATCGATCAGAGTCTGAAGCGTACGGGACTTGATTACTTTGATATCTTTTATACACACAGGTATGATCCGAACACACCTATTGAGGAGACAATGCAGGCTTTGGTTGATATAGTACGTCAGGGAAAGGCCTTATATGTTGGATTTTCTAACTATCCTCCTGTACAGGCCAGAAAAGGATTGAATTATTTAAAGGAGAGAGATGTTCCATGTCTGATTTTTCAGGATAAGTATAGTATGTTTAATCGCAAACCTGAAGAGGAGATATTGAGTATCACAAAAGAGTATGGTGCAGGTTTTATAGCTTTCTCTCCTCTTGCACAGGGTGTTCTTACAGATAAATACCTGAATGGCATTCCTGAGGATTCACGCGCAGCTAAGCCTACCGGTTTTCTAAGGAAAGAACAAGTTTCTCCTCTTTTAGTAGAAAAGGTTAAACAGTTGAATGTGATTGCATCAGAACGTGGTCAGACAATGGCAGAGATGGCTATTGCATGGGTGTTGAGAGATCCAAGGGTTACATCTGTGATTGTTGGAACCAGAAACATGGATCAGTTGAAAGACAATTTGAATGCATTGCAAAATCTCAATTTCACAAAAGAAGAGCTGATCAGGATTGATACAATTCTGGATGGTGCTACTCTGTAA
- a CDS encoding cation:proton antiporter family protein, whose translation MRKVYTFSVLLVIGLVLSQILPPLLGESFPTFQLVSTSLLYISLAFIMINVGREFELNKKEWRSYTLDYGVAMGAAAFPWILVALYYLFAVAPPEMKMWLNGDAWKESFMLGRYAAPTSAGILFTMLVAAGLKHTWVYKKVQVLAIFDDLDTILLMIPLQILMIGMRWQMLVVMAVAVLLIWLGWKKMNSLNIKQDWKSILLYSILLFVIIEGLYRITTHLYGFDGGIHIEILLPAFILGMIMKGDHPPVPDKSEVKVADSISYIFMLLVGLSMPLFLGVDFTKDAALSASVISQIPMPHWSVIAMHVVLVTIISNIGKLFPLFFYRDRTIKERLALSIGMFSRGEVGAGVLFIAISYQIGGVLLVISVLAMCLNLLLTGIFISSAKRLILASAHDVT comes from the coding sequence ATGAGAAAAGTCTATACGTTTTCTGTTTTACTGGTTATCGGTCTTGTTTTATCACAAATCTTGCCTCCATTATTAGGAGAGAGTTTCCCAACATTTCAATTAGTTTCAACCTCTTTACTCTACATCTCACTTGCATTTATCATGATAAATGTAGGTCGCGAGTTTGAATTGAATAAAAAAGAGTGGCGTAGCTATACACTGGATTATGGTGTAGCAATGGGAGCCGCTGCATTTCCATGGATTCTTGTGGCATTGTACTATCTCTTTGCAGTTGCTCCCCCTGAGATGAAAATGTGGCTAAATGGTGATGCCTGGAAAGAGTCTTTCATGCTTGGTCGCTATGCTGCTCCCACCTCTGCAGGGATATTGTTTACAATGCTGGTTGCTGCCGGTTTGAAGCATACCTGGGTATATAAAAAAGTACAAGTTCTGGCAATATTCGATGACCTGGATACAATACTTTTAATGATACCTCTTCAGATTCTGATGATAGGAATGCGCTGGCAGATGTTAGTGGTTATGGCTGTTGCTGTGCTGCTAATATGGCTGGGCTGGAAGAAGATGAATTCCTTAAATATTAAACAAGACTGGAAGTCGATCCTACTCTATTCCATTCTTCTTTTTGTTATAATCGAAGGTCTGTATCGCATAACAACACATTTATACGGTTTTGATGGTGGTATTCATATAGAGATTTTACTTCCTGCTTTTATTTTGGGTATGATTATGAAAGGAGATCATCCTCCTGTACCGGATAAGAGTGAGGTTAAAGTAGCAGATTCCATATCATACATATTCATGTTACTGGTTGGTTTGAGCATGCCTCTCTTTTTGGGTGTTGACTTTACTAAAGATGCAGCACTTTCTGCTTCTGTAATTTCTCAGATTCCTATGCCTCACTGGAGTGTTATAGCAATGCATGTAGTTTTGGTCACCATTATATCCAATATTGGAAAGCTGTTCCCACTATTTTTCTATAGAGACAGGACTATTAAGGAGCGACTCGCATTATCAATTGGTATGTTCTCGAGAGGTGAGGTTGGAGCAGGTGTTCTTTTCATTGCCATAAGCTATCAGATAGGTGGGGTATTGCTTGTAATTTCAGTATTGGCAATGTGTTTGAATCTATTATTAACCGGAATATTTATCTCTTCTGCTAAAAGGCTGATATTGGCTTCAGCGCATGATGTCACATAA